ttgtatatatcatttttatcatATCTTTAATTAATGTGAAATCTCCATCAAAGGATATATGCTTGTTTTAGAGATTACTAAtaattgtaaatataatatatgaagaAAGTAAAAGTAGActttaagtttgatttcaattaatttggATTCTTAATTATGTATTGAATCATGTTAGAAAATCTTTAACAATAACATATTAAGCTATTTCCTAATgttgaaaaaaaacattaaatatgaatttatatatatcaaataaatattacattaatcAATTACCCAAAATATATTcactaagaaaatattttctatattaggAAAATTAGATgaataaatcttaaaaatataatcatagATAAATAATCAAGATTTAAAATCATATGATGACCACTTAAAAGAAtgtgactttttttattaaaaaaaaaaactcatatgaCTTATGTGCTTTAGAGCCCATTTAAATAAGCAACTTAATTAGGATCTTATTGAATAAGGtccaataattataaaaaaaatatgcctataagcttttataataattatttaatttttcacctataataatcttttaattagttgataacgtgtaaaaacctttaaagtatataaaaatgaaacttaaaagtaaattaattgcTAGTAACAGATCCTGTTTCAATGTTCTAATTTTGTAAaggaaaatttttgtttttatgttaaaataaaaactggGACATGTGGTTAATTTAATTGCATTATTTTAGTCTTGGAGTGTTGCATtcaagagagagggagagagagtcAAGTGGTCAAAATGGTTCCCATTAGTGGTCGGTATGGCGGTGGACTTTTGCGCTGGGCATGTGGGAAAGCCCAGTAAGACCTGCCAATCCCTACCGCTCCGGCTGTAACGGTCATATTCTTTTTAGCCGTTGCTTATCATCATAATCACTACTTTCTTTTATTAACAATCAAATATATTCCAAtaatattcaagttgcttcattttgTTCACACAAAAAACTATGGTACAACATTTTGCTTACgcctaataataatttttcacaacaaaatgtttttatatacaaaaaagcTATAGTACTAGTATGATATGAGTTTAGAGGACTAATAGAATGAGACTTTAGTCAAAAGTTCAATGCTTTCCCACAACTTGATCCAACGGTTCACATCGCATCACACAAACGCACACAAATACAGATATAAATAGCctcctttctctcttctcctaAACTTCCCAGCAATCACACACACACCCAAGCGAAGAAGGTAAGTTCCCGTTACAGAGATAGAAAAAacagaacaaaacaaaagaaaaagaagaaaagaatggGTTATGTTTCTATGAAAGTGGTTCTAATCTCCACCGGGGTTTTATCCATGGCAATGGGTTTGAAACTCACACTCCCTTTGCTCTCGCATTTCCTCCTCAACCAAGCCCCTCACGTGTGGACCTTCCTCCTCACGTGCTTCACTCCCCCTTACCTCTACATCCTTCTCAACTTCATCATCCTCACCATCGTCGCTTCCTCCAAACTCAACAACCACCACCACTCTCCGCCGGATACCACCGTCCTCCTCCCCTCCGACCCCGTCATCTACGCCCTACCACCCGCCGCAGTCCAGATCCTCGCTCCGGAAACCGTCAACATCTCTGCCGCTGTACAAACGGACTACAACGCCGTCGCCTCTGAGAAATACCTCTACGAAACGAAACCGACTCTCAGCTACGACACCGTTACGGAAGGTAACGGCTCTGTCGGCTACGTTTACGACGAGAACACGCCGGTGAAAGCGACGGTTAAcaacgacgacgacgacgacgaagCCGTTGGCGTTGTCTCTCCAAGCCTGCAGAGGAAAGACTCCTCGGACTTCGCGTTCGCAAATGAAAACTTGAAACCGCCGGTTTCCGCCAGATTCAGCCACCGGAAATCCGTTAGAGCCAGTCCCGAAGGTATCGTCACTACAACTgtattactatttatttatctattcattcatttgttttttgaaatttgaaattgaaaaataatcagAATAAGAAAAGGAGAACTGAAACTGatttaataaatgtttaacaaaaCATAAGTTCATTAAATGATTCCGTAGAATAGTAGTAAGATGAAATTTCAATTCtaataaaagtatatataaattttgatttataaaGTACGAGATGTAATAAATGAAGTGATTAGatataaatagagaagaagATGCAATCGTATCAGCAGTAATGCATTGGATTTTATTAGAACTCCGCAAAGTGTTtgaaatgtaacaaaaaaaaaaaagaatgatataaatagaggagaagaaaatattgttatatGAATTGATGTATGGTTATGGTGTAGCAGGAGGGAAGGTGGTGGCGTTGGGAGTGGCGAAGGCGAAGAAGCAGGAGACGTTGGAGAGCACGTGGAGGACGATAACGGAGGGGAGAGCGATGCCGTTAACGCGGCATCTGAAGAAGGCGGAGACGTGGGAGAGGGAGACGCCGTTACGGGACTTGAACGGAGGGGGCAAATTGATGAAGAAGTCGGAGACGTTCGCGGGGAGGGAGAAGAACGCGTCGACGAGGCTGAGGAAGGAGCCGTCGCTGAGTCAGGACGAGTTGAACCGCCGAGTGG
The nucleotide sequence above comes from Glycine soja cultivar W05 chromosome 11, ASM419377v2, whole genome shotgun sequence. Encoded proteins:
- the LOC114373976 gene encoding uncharacterized protein LOC114373976 isoform X1; the protein is MGYVSMKVVLISTGVLSMAMGLKLTLPLLSHFLLNQAPHVWTFLLTCFTPPYLYILLNFIILTIVASSKLNNHHHSPPDTTVLLPSDPVIYALPPAAVQILAPETVNISAAVQTDYNAVASEKYLYETKPTLSYDTVTEGNGSVGYVYDENTPVKATVNNDDDDDEAVGVVSPSLQRKDSSDFAFANENLKPPVSARFSHRKSVRASPEAGGKVVALGVAKAKKQETLESTWRTITEGRAMPLTRHLKKAETWERETPLRDLNGGGKLMKKSETFAGREKNASTRLRKEPSLSQDELNRRVEAFINKFNADMRLQRQESLRQYKEMMNRGAH
- the LOC114373976 gene encoding uncharacterized protein LOC114373976 isoform X2; this encodes MGYVSMKVVLISTGVLSMAMGLKLTLPLLSHFLLNQAPHVWTFLLTCFTPPYLYILLNFIILTIVASSKLNNHHHSPPDTTVLLPSDPVIYALPPAAVQILAPETVNISAAVQTDYNAVASEKYLYETKPTLSYDTVTEGNGSVGYVYDENTPVKATVNNDDDDDEAVGVVSPSLQRKDSSDFAFANENLKPPVSARFSHRKSVRASPEGGKVVALGVAKAKKQETLESTWRTITEGRAMPLTRHLKKAETWERETPLRDLNGGGKLMKKSETFAGREKNASTRLRKEPSLSQDELNRRVEAFINKFNADMRLQRQESLRQYKEMMNRGAH